The Nitrospira sp. genome segment GCGGGAACCCGTTACGAACCGTCATTTGCCGAGTCTGTGGCCTCGTCTGGTCAGATCCGCGCCCACATGATGCCAGACGGTTTTATGAAGAACAGTACCGCCTTGCGTATAAGCATACCTACAGTCCCAAGCCGAAACATGTCTTGCGTGCCGGCAAGGTCGCCCTTTCACGGTTTGGGAAGATCGAACGGCTATTGTCGAGTCGGAAAGCAGTGCTTGATGTCGGCACTGGGGGTGGAGAATTCGCCTATTTGCTGCAATCGCTGGGGCACGCGGTCAATGGGATCGAGCCGAATCGGGGGTATGCTGACCATTCGATACAACAATATGGGCTGACGGTTCAAGTTGGGTTTGTCCAAGACGCGACATTTGCTTCGGCCTCGTTTGATGTCGTGACGATCTGGCATGTTCTTGAACATACGGAAGACCCAGGCTTCATCCTGGCGCGCCTCCGTTCTTGGTTGAAACCCGAGGGGGTGCTTGTTGTAGAGGTGCCGAATGTGGAGGCGACTTGTCAGGCGCCTCGCAGTACGTTCCATGAAGCCCACCTTTACAATTTCAATGTCGTGTCATTGCGCCGGTTGGCCAAAAAGCAGGGGTTGTATGAAACCTCGCATCTCATCTCCCAGGATGGGGGGAACATCACGATGTTTTTTACTCAAACAGCGCCCCTGCTCGCCGATCAGTTCTCCGCCGTGATTCCTGGAAATTATGAGTGGATCTCTCGAATCGTGAGCCAGCACAGCATGCTGCGGCATCACCTCAGCCCCGCTCCGTATGTGCGCGCGTGGCAACGCCTCTGTCGATCGCTTGAAGAGCAGCGTGAGACGGCAGTCCTAGGCAGCGGGAAAGCGATACTCGATGAACTCTATGCCCCTCAGGTGCGGATCCGTTCTCACCTATGTGCATGAAGAGAAATGGTTTGGGCACGGATGAGGGACCCGCATTTTGACGTAGTACCCCGATACTGTCCCAGCTGCGTAGCCAGGGAGGTTGTCCGGTGTCACCTGTCAAATCTTTCGGTGCCTCTTCCTCCGTACTCTGGGATACTGCCCGTATTCTTCTGATTAAGCCGAGTTCACTGGGAGATATCGTCCATACGTTCCCGGTGGTGTCGGCAATGAAAGCGCAGTGGCCTGGGGCGCACCTGACGTGGGTGGTGAAACGTCAATGGGCTGAGCTTGTCCGGCGAGCGGAAGGGGTTGATCGTGTCTGGCCCATGGACATGACGGTGAGTGGTTGGCTGCGGGAAGGACTCGCGCTTAGGGCGGAGCGCTTTGACCTCGCAATCGATTTGCAAGGATTGTTTCGAAGTGGCGTCTTGGCGTGGTTCAGTGGGGCACCGATACGAGTCGGGTTTGCGAATGGACGCGAGGGAAGTCCTTGGTTCTACACCGACCGCGTTCCGGTTGCGAACTCCGATGTTCATGCGGTCGATCGATATCTCTCTCTGGTGGATGCCTTGGGGGTGAGATGTCCTGAGAAACGTCGGTTTCAGTTTACGTTCCAGGACGAGGATGTCGCGACTGTTCGAGCAATCTGCCGTCGTCACGGTTTTCCCGTGGACCGGCCATGGATTGCAATGAATATTGGAGCGCGGTGGCCGACGAAGCGATGGCCGCTGACGGCGTTCGCTGCGGTTCTGGATCAACTGCACGAGTCGTATCGTGAACCGGTCGTGATCATCGGAAGTTCGGAGGAACGTCTGTATGCGAATCAGCTCCGAACTCTGACAGCAAGTCCGTTTATCGATTTGTGTGGGGAGATCCCGTTGGGATGTTTGCCTGCGCTGCTTTCGACGGCATCCGCAATGATTACGAACGATTCCGGGCCGATGCATGTCGCGTCGGCACTGGGGGTCCCTGTGGTTGCGATGTTCGGACCGACCAGTGCGGTTCGGACCGGACCCTATGGGGGCGGCCATTCCGTATTGACCGGTCAGGTTCCATGCAGCCCCTGTTTCAGCCGTGTCTGTCGACATGTTCCAGAATTGGAATGTCTTCATCGTATTACGCCGACTCATGTGGTTGATGCCATTCGTCCGCAGTTAATGGCTCACGTCCCATGCCAATGAACGTCTTGATCGTTCGCCCGGATGGGATCGGTGATGTCCTCTTGTCGCTCCCCGTGGCGACGCAACTCCGGCAACTCGTACCAGGTGTCAAGGTTGAGTTCTTAACCAGCCCTACCGTGGCGCCCCTGCTTGAACACCATCCTGATGTGGATGGTGTTCGCACCATTCGTCTGACGGATCCGTTGGCGGAGCTCCGTCGTGCATTTTCCCAGGGAGTTGAGGTCGCGGTGTTTCTCAAACCGTTTCGTCGACTGATGTGGGCAGCCTGGTTGGCGCGAGTGCCGATTCGAATTGCGACAGGCTATCGTTGGTATAGCCTCTTGGCGAATCGGCGCATCTACGAACATCGCAGTGAATTTTCAAAGCATGAATCAGTGTACAACGTTGAGATGCTGAGAGGCCTGGGCTTGACTCCCCAAACGGTTCAACCTCCTGCTCTGTTCGTGACGGAGCATGAGCGAGCGATCGGGGCATCTTATTGGGCGAATTTGCCCAGCCCACGAGTTGTGGTCCATCCGGGAGCTCTCTCTGCACGTCGATGGCGGCCGGAGCGTTACCGAGACTTGGCAGTGAAATTGGCGGAAATCGGGTATGGTGTACTGTTGACTGGCAGTGAGTCGGAACAAAAACAATTCGAACCATATCTCCTACCTGCTCCGCAGATTCCTGCCGAGATCAAGAATGGTATGGGACAACTATCACTCCGCCAACTTATGGCAGTGATCGCCAACGCTCATGTGGTCGTTTCTGGAGCCACGGGACCAGCTCACATGGCAGCAGCTCTAGGCATTCCCACGGTCAGCCTGTTTGATCCTCGACGAAACAATTTGCCTGTGAGATGGAAGCCTCTTGGGACGGGAGTTGTCCTACGTCCCGATGTCCCTACCTGTGATAAATGTATCGGCGAAGTCTGCTCATATTGGGATTGTCTTGATCGAGTGACGGTTGACACGGTGATGGCTGCCGTCAGGCAAGTAATTGGTGCTGCTTCAGCTCTCGTCATCCACCACGTGTGAGGTTAAGGATTGGGGCAGGGCATGATCGGTTCTAGGTAGTGGCCTTGACTCCATTATTTGTATATGTTCATATCCTGAACGAGCAGCAAGCGAATTCATAACTCTATGAATCTCCGAGGCCAACGAGATCTGCTCTTGCTGACCGAGGTGGAGCGCGATGGTGGGATCACCCAGCGGTCCCTTGCCGTCAAGCTCGGGGTCGCGTTGGGGCTCACGAATCAGTATTTGAAACGATTGGTGCGGAACGGATACATCACCATTTCCACGGTCCCCTCCCACCGTGTTCGATACGTGTTGACGCCACAAGGGTTTGCCGAGAAATCGAGGCTGACGTCTCTTCACCTGGAGTATGCACTGTCCTATTATCGCGATATGCGCGCGCGACTTCGAGAAACACTGTCGTACGTAGCTCGAAATGGAATGAAACGAGTCGTCATCTATGGAACCGGTGAACTTGCGGAGATGGCGTATCTGTCGCTCCGCGAGATGCAGATGACGTTGGTCGGGTTTGTGGATGATGGACGGCAGGAATCATTTCTCTCGTATCCAGTTTGGTCGCTAGACGTCTTGTACCAGTGGGAGTTCGACGCGGTGTTGCTGGCAACCATTGATCACTTAGGTGGGTTCTGCACGAAACTCGAACACTATCAGGTCCCAGATAGTAAGATCATCGCGTTGACGTCGTCGGTGTAAGCGCGGAAGACGATCGTTTTTTCTTCACTGTAAGTGAGAGGGCGAAGCTGTATCCGTCGGGCGCGCGACGAGCAGGACTTAAGAGGGATTTTCGAGAGCGGAATGGAAAACAGGAACGCCGGAATCTCTTCTCTGCTGCATCGCGCGGTTCGCGCTTGACCTGTTTGTTGCGCAGAGACCTATGCCTGTGACCAGATTTGAAGACCTCGAATGTTGGGAAAAACGCCAAGGCTCTCGCGGTCGAACGTTATCAGATCCCCAATAATGGGGAGTTTGATAAGGATTTCGGTTTCAAGGATCAGGCGAGGAGAGCAGCGGTCTCCATCGCTTCAAATATCGCAGCGGGAAAAGAAAGAGAGACAGTCGCGGAGTTCATCAGATACT includes the following:
- a CDS encoding class I SAM-dependent methyltransferase, encoding MAVSQDATDCFIPCNLCGGTDVAILSTRSRSGNPLRTVICRVCGLVWSDPRPHDARRFYEEQYRLAYKHTYSPKPKHVLRAGKVALSRFGKIERLLSSRKAVLDVGTGGGEFAYLLQSLGHAVNGIEPNRGYADHSIQQYGLTVQVGFVQDATFASASFDVVTIWHVLEHTEDPGFILARLRSWLKPEGVLVVEVPNVEATCQAPRSTFHEAHLYNFNVVSLRRLAKKQGLYETSHLISQDGGNITMFFTQTAPLLADQFSAVIPGNYEWISRIVSQHSMLRHHLSPAPYVRAWQRLCRSLEEQRETAVLGSGKAILDELYAPQVRIRSHLCA
- the waaF gene encoding lipopolysaccharide heptosyltransferase II, with amino-acid sequence MSPVKSFGASSSVLWDTARILLIKPSSLGDIVHTFPVVSAMKAQWPGAHLTWVVKRQWAELVRRAEGVDRVWPMDMTVSGWLREGLALRAERFDLAIDLQGLFRSGVLAWFSGAPIRVGFANGREGSPWFYTDRVPVANSDVHAVDRYLSLVDALGVRCPEKRRFQFTFQDEDVATVRAICRRHGFPVDRPWIAMNIGARWPTKRWPLTAFAAVLDQLHESYREPVVIIGSSEERLYANQLRTLTASPFIDLCGEIPLGCLPALLSTASAMITNDSGPMHVASALGVPVVAMFGPTSAVRTGPYGGGHSVLTGQVPCSPCFSRVCRHVPELECLHRITPTHVVDAIRPQLMAHVPCQ
- a CDS encoding glycosyltransferase family 9 protein gives rise to the protein MNVLIVRPDGIGDVLLSLPVATQLRQLVPGVKVEFLTSPTVAPLLEHHPDVDGVRTIRLTDPLAELRRAFSQGVEVAVFLKPFRRLMWAAWLARVPIRIATGYRWYSLLANRRIYEHRSEFSKHESVYNVEMLRGLGLTPQTVQPPALFVTEHERAIGASYWANLPSPRVVVHPGALSARRWRPERYRDLAVKLAEIGYGVLLTGSESEQKQFEPYLLPAPQIPAEIKNGMGQLSLRQLMAVIANAHVVVSGATGPAHMAAALGIPTVSLFDPRRNNLPVRWKPLGTGVVLRPDVPTCDKCIGEVCSYWDCLDRVTVDTVMAAVRQVIGAASALVIHHV
- a CDS encoding winged helix-turn-helix transcriptional regulator, with the translated sequence MNLRGQRDLLLLTEVERDGGITQRSLAVKLGVALGLTNQYLKRLVRNGYITISTVPSHRVRYVLTPQGFAEKSRLTSLHLEYALSYYRDMRARLRETLSYVARNGMKRVVIYGTGELAEMAYLSLREMQMTLVGFVDDGRQESFLSYPVWSLDVLYQWEFDAVLLATIDHLGGFCTKLEHYQVPDSKIIALTSSV
- a CDS encoding four helix bundle protein; translated protein: MKTSNVGKNAKALAVERYQIPNNGEFDKDFGFKDQARRAAVSIASNIAAGKERETVAEFIRYLYIAKGSAGELKTQVLIAADID